The genomic region AGCAGGGATTTGTGACAGAGGCAGTTGTAAACTACGTAGCACTTCTTGGATGGTCACCGGAAGGAAATCAGGAGATCTTCTCACTGGAAGAACTGGTAAAAGCATTTGATTTCCATCGAATGAACAAGTCACCGGCTGTATTCGATCTTGGAAAACTGAAGTGGATGAATGGGGAATATATCAAGGCTATGGACTTCGATAAGTTTTATGAAAGAGCCGAGAAGTATGTCCGCGATGTTATTACAAAAGATTATGATCTGAAGAAGATTGCAGCACTGGTAAAATCAAGAATTGAGATTTTCCCGGATATCGAGGAACAGATTGATTTCTTTGAAGCAGTACCGGAATATGATACAGCTATGTACTGCCATAAAAAGATGAAAACGAATGAAGAAAATTCACTGGAAGTATTAAAAGAAGTTCTGCCGCTGCTGGAAGCTCAGGAAGATTACAGCAATGATGCATTATTTGCACTTCTTAAAAAGTATGTTGATGAGAAGGGCGTGAAAGTAGGATATGTAATGTGGCCAATCCGTACTGCAGTTTCCGGAAAACAGAGCACGCCGGGTGGTGCAACAGAGATTATGGAAATTCTTGGAAAAGAAGAATCTGTAAAACGTATTAAAGACGGAATTGAATTATTAAGCAAGTAAGGGGATTCTATGAGTTTAAATCATGCTCAGACAGAGGCAGTCGCCCATAATAAAGGACCATGTATGGTCCTTGCCGGTCCCGGTTCAGGGAAAACTCTAACCATTGCAAAGAGAATAGAATATCTGATCATGAAGCATAAGGTAAGGCCAGAAGAAATTCTGGTCATTACCTTTACTAAGTATGCGGCTTGGGAGATGAAAAACAGGACCCGAAGTATATGTGGTCCTTCTTCTTATGCAGTAACATTCGGCACATTTCATGGAATATATTATGGAATTTTGAAATGGGCGTATCGCCTGAATCAGTCGAATCTTTTATCGGATGAAGAAAAGTACAGGATATTAAGAGAAATTTTACCCGGAATTGACTGGGATCAGGAACCGGAGGCAGATGAAGAAAAAGATTATCTGCAGGAACTGGCGATCGAGATAGGAAATGTAAAAAATAACTGTATGGATATTGAAGAATATGAGCCGGTGAAATATACGACAGAGAAATTCCGCAAACTGTACAGAACCTATGAGGAGACAAAAAAGAAATATCGTAAAATTGATTTTGAGGATATGCTGATACAGTGCAGAGATCTTTTTATGAAACGGCCGGATATCCTGAAAAAATGGCAGGAAAAATTTCAGTATATTCTTGTAGATGAATTTCAGGATGTGAATCAGGCACAATATGATGTGGTACGGATGCTGGCGGCGCCTCAGGACAATCTGTTTGTGGTAGGGGATGATGATCAGTCAGTGTATGGATTCAGAGGGGCAAAGCCGGGAATCATGAAGGAATTTATGAAGGATTATCCAAAGGCCAGACAGATCCTTCTGGATGTCAATTATCGCAGCAGCGGATATATTGTAAAAGGGGCTCTGCGTGTGATCGGAAATAATAAAATCCGGTTTGAAAAAAAGATAGAGGCATTCAGGAAACCAGATGAGACAGTTCATGTTCAGGAAGTAAAAGATCCGGTGCAGGAAGCGGAATATGTGTTGGAAAGGATTCGCGAATACCGGGAAAAAGGTGTATCGTATACGGAAATGGCTGTATTGTACAGGACAAATGTGGATGCAAGGGCAATGTCAGAACTGATGACGGAGTATCAGATCCCGTTTGTGATGAAAGAACATTTGAATAACATTTATGAGCATTTTATAGCACTTGATATGATCAGTTATCTCCGTTTGTCACAGGGAGAATATGACAGAAAATATTTTCTCCAGATTGCGAACCGGCCAAACCGCTATCTTACAAGAGAGAGTATGAAGACGGGAAATGTTTCTTATGAATCACTCCGGAGATATTACCGGGATAAAGACTGGATGGTTGACAGAATCGATCAGCTGGAATGGGACATGAAGATGATCTGTGACAAGACACCGTATGCAGCCATTCAATATATACGGAAACGCATGGGATATGATGAGTTCCTGAAGGAATATGCAGCATACAGAAAGATTTCTTCGGAAGATCTTTTTGCAGTGCTCGAAGAAATCTGGCAGAACTCCAAGGGGTATGGCACCATAAAAGAATGGTTTGAACATATTGAAAGTTATGGAAAAATGCTGAAAGAACAGAATAAGAAAAACGGAGAAAAAGAAGGGGTAAACCTGATGACAATGCATGCTGCAAAGGGACTTGAGTTTGATACCGTATTTGTGATTGAAGCAAATGAGGGAAGCTGCCCATACAAGAAAGCAACTGCCAACGAAGAAATAGAAGAAGAACGCCGGCTTTTTTATGTGGCGATGACAAGAGCGAAGAGAAAGCTGGTTATCAGTTATGTAAAAGAAAAAAACGGGAAAGATCTTCTCCCTTCCCGTTTTGTATCCGAATTACTCCTCAATGTCTGATTCGTCGAATTCCTGGGAATCCATCCATTCATCAAATGCATCCGCTGCAATTTCATATTCTTCATCGTCTTCAATGTTGCCGAGGTCAGGTTCGCCGTCCTCGGTTTCATTATACTGATAAAGATAAACATCACCAGCTTCATTCGGCTCAAGATTTTCGTCCAGAGGCAGCAGGGCAATGTATTCCTTGCCTGCAGCTTCATATACTGTGAGGATTGCACATTCGATGACTTCGTCATTGTCAAGTGTAAGCTCTACTGTGGTGTAGCCTTCTGTTTCCTTTGTGTCGCTCATATCATAGTCTCCTTTACTAATTTTAAAACTTATCTTAACTTTAACAAAGAAAGCGATAAAAAGCAAGATGATAGTAGTCAAACAGACAAAAATGTTGTAAAATGTAGCTGTATGTAACGCAATAATAAGGAGGAATAACAACATGATGAAGAAGAGAATGTTAGGAGTGATCGCAGTATTACTCGTATGCATTTTCGCATTATCCGCATGCAAAAAGGAAGCAGGAAAACCAGTGGATAATGCAGTCAGTGAGGATACAACAGATGATTCGGAGGATACAGATCAGACAGATGATGCAGGAAAGTACAAATTTGGCTTTTCTGTAATTGATATGCAGAATCCGTATTTTATAACACTTGAAGAGGCCGTACAGCAGGTCGTGGATAAAGAAGAGTGCACAATGGTAGTAAAAGACCCGTCGTCGGATGCGGATACGCAGGCGGAGCAGATACAGGAGATGATCGATGAGGGGATTAATGCAATCTTTCTTTGCCCGGTAGACTGGGAAAAGATTACTCCGTCATTACAGGCTTTGCAGGAGGCTGGTGTGAAGATCATCAATATAGATTCACAGGTGAAAGATACAGACTATATAGATGCCTATGTCGGTTCTAATAACAGCGAAGCGGGTAAGCTCTGTGGTAATGACCTGATTGAAAAATATCCGGATGGCGGGACAGTGGCGATTCTGGAGGCAACAAAGCAGAATTCGATCAATGACCGTATTACGGGATTTGAGCAGACAATTGCCAAAGCGGAAAAAGGATTTGAAGTCGTAGCAAGAGAAGATACCAACGGAACGTTCGACAGTGCACTGGAAGCTGCAAAAAAGATCCTGAATGAACAGCCGGATATTACTGCGATTATGTGTGGAAATGATCAGATGGCCGTGGCAGCTAAGACTGCATTGAATCTTGCTGGAAATGATCAGACGGTTGTATACAGTATAGACGGCTCTCCGGATATAAAAAAAGAATTAAAAAAGGCAGATGGTCAGATTGCAGGAACCGTTGCACAGTCGCCGGTCAACATCGGAAAGAAAGCGGTTGATATTGCATTGGATATTCTGGAAGGGAAAGATTTTGAAAAAGAGACATCCGTAGATGTATTTATGATCAATAAAGAGAATGTTGAAATGTATGGCGCAGATGGATGGCAATAGGCGTCAGCAGACAATGGGAAGGAAATAATATGAGAGAGGTTCAGGGATATCCGTTACCGCTGGGGGTTCAGATCAGTGAGAACAAAATAAATTTTTCGATTGCAGTTCCGACAGAGAAAAAATGTCAGCTGTTAATATATCGTGCAGGAAGAAAACGACTGTACAGACAATTTGAGATGGAGACGGCAGTGGGAGAAGTACGCTGTATTGCACTTACGGATATCGAACCGGAAGAGTATGAGTATAATTATTTGATTAATGGTGAGGTTGTTGTGGATCCTTA from Dorea longicatena harbors:
- a CDS encoding ATP-dependent helicase, which produces MSLNHAQTEAVAHNKGPCMVLAGPGSGKTLTIAKRIEYLIMKHKVRPEEILVITFTKYAAWEMKNRTRSICGPSSYAVTFGTFHGIYYGILKWAYRLNQSNLLSDEEKYRILREILPGIDWDQEPEADEEKDYLQELAIEIGNVKNNCMDIEEYEPVKYTTEKFRKLYRTYEETKKKYRKIDFEDMLIQCRDLFMKRPDILKKWQEKFQYILVDEFQDVNQAQYDVVRMLAAPQDNLFVVGDDDQSVYGFRGAKPGIMKEFMKDYPKARQILLDVNYRSSGYIVKGALRVIGNNKIRFEKKIEAFRKPDETVHVQEVKDPVQEAEYVLERIREYREKGVSYTEMAVLYRTNVDARAMSELMTEYQIPFVMKEHLNNIYEHFIALDMISYLRLSQGEYDRKYFLQIANRPNRYLTRESMKTGNVSYESLRRYYRDKDWMVDRIDQLEWDMKMICDKTPYAAIQYIRKRMGYDEFLKEYAAYRKISSEDLFAVLEEIWQNSKGYGTIKEWFEHIESYGKMLKEQNKKNGEKEGVNLMTMHAAKGLEFDTVFVIEANEGSCPYKKATANEEIEEERRLFYVAMTRAKRKLVISYVKEKNGKDLLPSRFVSELLLNV
- a CDS encoding sugar ABC transporter substrate-binding protein, with the translated sequence MMKKRMLGVIAVLLVCIFALSACKKEAGKPVDNAVSEDTTDDSEDTDQTDDAGKYKFGFSVIDMQNPYFITLEEAVQQVVDKEECTMVVKDPSSDADTQAEQIQEMIDEGINAIFLCPVDWEKITPSLQALQEAGVKIINIDSQVKDTDYIDAYVGSNNSEAGKLCGNDLIEKYPDGGTVAILEATKQNSINDRITGFEQTIAKAEKGFEVVAREDTNGTFDSALEAAKKILNEQPDITAIMCGNDQMAVAAKTALNLAGNDQTVVYSIDGSPDIKKELKKADGQIAGTVAQSPVNIGKKAVDIALDILEGKDFEKETSVDVFMINKENVEMYGADGWQ
- a CDS encoding DUF1292 domain-containing protein yields the protein MSDTKETEGYTTVELTLDNDEVIECAILTVYEAAGKEYIALLPLDENLEPNEAGDVYLYQYNETEDGEPDLGNIEDDEEYEIAADAFDEWMDSQEFDESDIEE